A part of Onthophagus taurus isolate NC chromosome 7, IU_Otau_3.0, whole genome shotgun sequence genomic DNA contains:
- the LOC111425549 gene encoding uncharacterized protein has protein sequence MDRSPTFHQSVVNSGSRQSRIPVKDSQRKSRFSRSSSNAIRRVPSSSHLAVPQNYRNVRSKSCVNLQDLCATPLTSCSSSSIRTPLSSGSKYSVINTEFLTSQFSRVKKYFRNKDPTIQTLKPLTMAVYVQTMKILWNEIDPRIEIDPKKIDAIGEYLKLFKFPSQIKMSVLKAPTVPHNFQYILSIWVWLLDEIEAIHKILDAEQSNKHRIGFKFFMGRFKDMSDKNGGSEKITETFRQSCKEYLYKENKLRMQCYEECQQIEKKVRRDLQEATEKNVTLKTRLNEIQAKNREIELRNTVAINERDRLERDEEVLQNKYLNSLEEEKQLKKALNDQPCSLEEWKKIVEEHTLLSFELELKSKQENENKEQSSQIDMELMDVKCKIINVIENINSTIIRHLKYLPKMQEFLIPQKGHLQENMSQIIINFKEKLGELQNLKIPEQERLNNAMKELNATKAELAEQLESLKKSVEEQILINQELEQTKNEKANNHSKQIKEMQKHLEDKQKRKVDCLRRVEDLQDNLIALEGNIETLIKKEEKLNNHRNECQEQAFAFLNEVLEKLAKDALEVVRAVSDGHGQLDEVVKNTSKCLDVCIKLLEEQDDG, from the exons ATGGATCGTTCGCCAACCTTTCATCAGTCAGTGGTCAACAGTGGTTCTAGACAATCCCGAATTCCTGTAAA AGATAGTCAAAGGAAAAGTCGATTTAGTCGTAGTTCAAGCAACGCAATACGAAGGGTTCCCTCATCTTCCCATCTCGCGGTTCCTCAAAATTACCGAAACGTTCGATCAAAAAGCTGTGTTAATTTGCAAGATTTATGTGCAACACCGCTTACGTCAT gttcATCATCCAGTATAAGAACACCTCTAAGTAGTGGTTCAAAGTATTCAGTAATTAATACAGAATTTTTAACCTCTCAATTTTCAagggttaaaaaatattttagaaataaagacCCTACCATACAGACTTTAAAACCTCTCACAATGGCCGTATACGTACAAACCATGAAAATACTATGGAATGAAATTGATCCCAGAATAGAAATAGATCCGAAAAAAATCGATGCTATTGGTGAATATCTAAAACTATTCAAGTTCCCTTCGCAGATAAAAATGTCCGTTTTAAAGGCTCCAACAGTACCTCATAATTTCCAGTATATTTTATCCATTTGGGTTTGGCTTTTGGATGAAATTGAGGCAATACATAAGATTTTAGATGCAGAGCAATCTAATAAACATAGAATAGGTTTTAAGTTTTTCATGGGTCGTTTTAAAGACATGTCTGATAAGAATGGTGGATCAGAAAAGATTACTGAAACATTTCGCCAAAGCTGTAAAGAATACCTTTACAAGGAAAACAAGTTAAGAATGCAATGTTACGAAGAATGCCAACAAATCGAAAAGAAAGTACGACGAGATCTACAAGAAGCCACTGAGAAAAATGTTACCCTTAAAACACGTTTAAATGAGATACAAGCAAAGAACAGGGAAATAGAATTACGAAACACTGTAGCCATTAATGAACGCGATCGACTTGAAAGGGATGAGGAAgtgttacaaaataaatacctTAATAGTCTTGAGGAAGAAAAGCAACTGAAGAAAGCACTAAATGATCAACCATGTTCTTTGGAGgaatggaaaaaaattgttgaagaacatactttattatcttttgaacttgaattaaaaagtaagcaagaaaatgaaaataaagagcAATCTTCACAAATCGATATGGAATTAATGGAtgttaaatgtaaaataattaatgtgattgaaaatataaatagtaCTATTATACGCCATTTAAAGTATTTACCGAAAATGCAGGAGTTTTTAATTCCTCAGAAAGGACATTTGCAAGAAAATATGTCGCAg attataattaattttaaagaaaaactggGAGAGCTTCAAAACCTTAAAATACCGGAACAGGAAAGATTGAACAATGCAATGAAAGAATTAAATGCTACCAAGGCAGAG CTTGCGGAACAATTGGAAAGTCTAAAGAAAAGTGTAGAAGAACAGATTCTAATCAATCAGGAATTGGAGCagacaaaaaatgaaaaagccAACAATCACTCTAAA CAAATTAAAGAAATGCAAAAACATCTTGAAGATAAACAGAAAAGAAAGGTTGATTGTCTAAGAAGGGTTGAAGATTTACAAGATAATCTTATTGCTCTTGAAGGAAATATAGAAACATTGATAAAAAA agaAGAAAAGCTGAATAATCATCGAAATGAATGTCAGGAGCAGGCTTTTGCATTTCTTAATGaggttttagaaaaattggcTAAAGATGCGTTGGAAGTAGTG AGGGCAGTTAGTGATGGTCATGGACAACTTGATGaagttgtaaaaaatacaTCAAAGTGTTTAGATGTCTGCATAAAACTTTTAGAGGAACAGGATGATGGATGA
- the LOC111425216 gene encoding thioredoxin-like protein 1 has translation MGSVRVINDEPHFQSELANATNKLVVADFTATWCGPCQSIAPIFQQLASKYVRAVFIKIDVDKCQETAMAQGVSAMPTFIFYRNRTKLDRLQGADPTALENKIVQYYGSDEGEDADSVGGHMDLALFILKQQCECLNESDEHPLAQCLTAGSGFLQSDCDEQLIISITFNQAVKIHSIKFKGPSDKGPKNVRIFINQPRTLDFDMVESCTSVQDLEVTPSDLEGNPVNLRYVKFQNVTNIQIFVKDNQSGDEVTQIDHLAIIGTPINTTNMGDFKRVAGKKGESH, from the exons ATGGGTAGTGTAAGAGTTATCAACGATGAGCCCCATTTCCAATCTGAATTGGCAAACGCTACCAATAAGTTAGTGGTAGCTGATTTTACAGCAACTTG GTGTGGTCCTTGTCAAAGTATAGCCccaatttttcaacaattagCATCAAAATATGTTCGGGCGGTGTTTATAAAGATCGATGTAGATAAATGCCAAGAAACTGCGATGGCTCAAGGTGTTTCTGCTAtgcctacatttattttttaccgtAACAGA actAAACTTGATCGTTTACAAGGTGCTGATCCAACGgctttagaaaataaaatagttcaatattaTGGTTCTGATGAAGGTGAAGATGCTGATTCAGTAGGAGGGCAT aTGGATTTGgctctatttattttaaaacaacaatgtGAATGTTTAAATGAATCTGATGAACATCCTCTAGCTCAGTGTTTAACAGCTGGATCTGGTTTCCTTCAATCTGATTGTGATGagcaattaattatttcaataacttttaatcAAGCTGttaaaattcattcaattaaatttaaaggaCCATCAGATAAAGGTCCTAAAAACGTTaggatttttataaatcaaccAAGAACTTTAGATTTTGATATGGTTGAAAGTTGCACCAGTGTTCAAGATTTAGA AGTAACTCCATCGGATTTGGAAGGAAATCCTGTAAACCTTCGTTATGTTAAATTCCAAAACGTTACAAACATTCAAATTTTCGTTAAAGATAATCAATCAGGAGATGAAGTGACACAAATTGATCATTTAGCGATTATTGGTACTCCAATTAATACAACTAACATGGGGGATTTCAAGAGAGTTGCAGGCAAAAAGGGGGAAAGTCATTAA
- the LOC111425555 gene encoding thioredoxin-like protein 1: HKYVRFDHLQGADPTALENKIVQYYGSDKGEDADSVGGHMDLALFILKQQCECLNESDCDEQLIISIMFNQAVKIHSIKFKGPSDKGPKNVRIFINQPRTLDFDMVESCTSVQDLEVTPSDLEGNPVNLRYVKFQNVTNIQIFVKDNQSGDEVTQIDHLAIIGTPINTTNMGDFKRVAGKKGESH; this comes from the exons CATAAGTACGTCCGCTTTGATCATTTACAAGGTGCTGATCCAACAgctttagaaaataaaatagttcaatattaTGGTTCTGATAAAGGTGAAGATGCTGATTCAGTAGGAGGGCAT aTGGATTTGgctctatttattttaaaacaacaatgtGAATGTTTAAACGAATCTGATTGTGATGagcaattaattatttcaataatgttTAATCAAGCTGttaaaattcattcaattaaatttaaagggCCATCAGATAAAGGTCCTAAAAACGTTaggatttttataaatcaaccAAGAACTTTAGATTTTGATATGGTTGAAAGTTGCACCAGTGTTCAAGATTTAGA AGTAACTCCATCGGATTTGGAAGGAAATCCTGTAAATCTTCGTTAtgttaaatttcaaaacgtTACAAACATTCAAATTTTCGTTAAAGATAATCAATCAGGAGATGAAGTGACACAAATTGATCATTTAGCGATTATTGGTACTCCAATTAATACAACTAACATGGGGGATTTCAAGAGAGTTGCAGGCAAAAAGGGGGAAAGTCATTAA
- the LOC111425215 gene encoding uncharacterized protein, whose product MKKYCQLLLLIGCILSLTLLLIYRHQYNRLHYVLEVFNFFGQPCNISELELTENVAVQHDWGPVPLWQSHGPIHTYSGYWMKKNVNDDKSKGYAEVIVANREKTYMKGCYLWEENEKNPIIGKFMYSKISENLYFYSCYTDGLEKNPYAVSFLGKLKNPIRKILLKTPSEKISFNTTVCVLPSANFSKNEFLEFLSFHTLVGIDSYIFYTDNISHRLQKIIVNLSSRLNIKVTFFPWNLNVFNQNFTRDVIEQDCLLRALSNSKNVISLALNEYLVPSAHITLNELFNNYQSTPRIRLPIQTFCIRNIRQKKPIALQNTEVTYFNDNSIRMVYRNVKDHVNHGVKSVNKHTASIHNYLICNQSGRSYNDNIMLRYSTDFLRSTLMQLYLHDHI is encoded by the coding sequence atgaagaaatattgCCAGTTATTGCTTTTAATAGGTTGTATATTAAGTTTAACGTTATTATTGATATACAGACATCAATATAATCGATTACATTATGTTTTggaagtttttaatttttttggtcaACCATGTAACATTTCCGAATTGGAATTAACGGAAAACGTTGCTGTCCAACACGATTGGGGCCCAGTACCTTTATGGCAATCTCATGGACCAATTCATACGTATTCTGGGTATTGgatgaagaaaaatgttaatgatgaTAAAAGTAAAGGTTATGCAGAAGTTATTGTAGCTAATCGAGAGAAGACTTATATGAAAGGGTGTTACCTTTGGgaagaaaacgaaaagaatCCAATTATTGGTAAATTtatgtattcaaaaatatcagaaaatttgtatttttatagtTGTTATACTGACGGTTTAGAAAAGAATCCGTATGCAGTCTCTTTTTTGGGGAAACTTAAAAATCCTATAagaaaaatcttattaaagACGCCATCTGAAAAGATTTCCTTTAACACAACAGTTTGTGTGCTTCCTTCTGctaattttagtaaaaatgaatttttggaatttttaagCTTCCACACACTTGTTGGGATAGATtcctatattttttatacagataaTATTTCGCATAGACTCCAAAAAATTATCGTTAATCTTTCTTCAAGACTCAATATTaaagtaacattttttccttggAACCTTAAcgtttttaatcaaaactttaCCAGGGACGTAATAGAACAAGATTGCCTTTTAAGAGCTTTATCAaacagcaaaaatgttataagcTTAGCTTTAAATGAATATTTAGTGCCTTCCGCGCACATAACACTTAACGAACTCTTTAACAATTACCAATCAACACCAAGAATTCGATTACCTATTCAAACTTTTTGCATTCGAAATATAAGACAAAAGAAACCAATTGCGCTTCAAAATACCGAAGTTACTTATTTTAACGATAATTCTATCCGTATGGTTTATAGAAATGTTAAAGATCATGTAAACCATGGGGTTAAATCGGTTAATAAACATACAGCTTCTATTCATAATTATCTTATTTGTAATCAAAGCGGACGTAGTTATAATGATAACATAATGTTAAGATATTCAACTGATTTTTTAAGATCTACTTTAATGCAGTTGTATTTACATGATCATATTTAA
- the LOC111425308 gene encoding maspardin-like, protein MSYMNELSQSQEYLSFRSSVPLKNICVDADNTKGWKIYDCGPKNVKCPLVCLPPVSGTADVFFRQALALSAKGIRIISAEGPVYWNVKEWCEGFKKLLDYLKIDKIHLFGASLGGYLAQKFAEYTSHCPRVASLILCNAFTDTSVFKNHESASLYWIMPALVLKRMVMGNFSAEKVDPEIVDAIDFMVERLDSLPQAELASRLTLNCVKGYVEAHKLSNVPVTIIDVFDEYALSSAVREELYKCYPQAKLAHLKSGGNFPYLSRCAEVNLHLQIHLRQFDGTPNAASDRNLVSNK, encoded by the exons ATGAGTTATATGAACGAATTATCACAATCACAAGAATATTTAAGTTTTCGAAGCAGTGtacctttaaaaaatatttgcgTTGATGCCGACAATACAAAG gGTTGGAAAATTTATGATTGCGGCCCCAAAAACGTGAAATGTCCTTTAGTGTGCCTTCCTCCTGTCTCAGGAACTGCTGATGTATTTTTCAGACAAGCTCTTGCACTTTCAGCAAAAGGGATAAGAATTATTTCAGCTGAAGGTCCGGTTTATTGGAATGTAAAGGAATGGTGTGAGGggtttaaaaaacttttggattatttaaaaatcgataaaattcatttatttggAGCTTCGCTag GTGGTTATCTTGCTCAAAAATTTGCGGAATACACTTCTCATTGCCCCCGAGTGGCTTCTTTAATTCTTTGTAATGCATTTACAGACACTtcagtatttaaaaatcacgAATCAGCTTCATTATATTGGATAATGCCAGCTTTAGTGTTAAAACGAATGGTAATGGGAAATTTTAGTGCTGAGAAAGTGGATCCTGAGATTGTTGATGCTATAGATTTTATGGTTGAAAGg ttggaTAGTCTTCCTCAAGCTGAATTAGCAAGtagattaactttaaattgcGTAAAAGGTTACGTTGAAGCTCATAAATTGTCAAATGTACCTGTTACGATAATCGATGTTTTTGATGAATACGCGTTATCAAGTGCCGTCCGAGAAGAATTATATAAATGTTATCCTCAAGCTAAACTTGCCCATTTAAAATCGGGTGGAAATTTTCCTTATTTAAGTCGGTGTGCTGAAGTTAACCTTCATTTACAg attcaTTTGAGACAATTTGATGGAACACCTAATGCAGCGTCTGATAGAAATTTGGTTAGcaataaatga